The genomic window CTACTAGTATATTGTCCTTATAGTTTTTAATAAATTCTATTCTATGGTAATCTTTATATACTGCGCCTATATAATCAGGAGATCTAATGATTTCCACAAGCTTATGAAAATATTTTCTAAAAGTATAAGGATGCCTTTCTCGTATATGTTTTATAACGCCTGGATAAATAATAATCTCTTTAGTATTAATACTCAGCTCTAACTGTTCTATGATTTCATTTCTTATATATCCAACTAATTGCGTCTGGCGACTCATCTTATCCAAATTAATCTTTTTTCCCATAGGTTACTCCTCTCTATTAGTTATGAGGATAAACTTATTTTATTATGTTTATGTCATTTATATTACTAGTATATTTCAACTATGCCCGCCTTGCTCATACTATTATTTTTTATTTATTTATTATTTTATTTTGCATATAATTTATTGCTTATCCATATATATGTATTAGGACATCTTATTAAAAAGGAGGGTAATCATGTCTAATCCTAAATTCATGGTATTTAAGTTAAAAGATCTCAAAATTCCTCTCATCATTTTCTTAATCGCTATTGCACTATTTATGTTTTTATTATTTAAAAACAAAGATGCAACGCAAACCTTTGCTCCTTCTGATACCTATCAGGATGGCAAATACATAGCAGGAATTTCGTTATCTGATGCAGAAATGGATTTAATTGTGGAAGTACAAGATAGTAAAATTGCTTCCATAGCCTTAAAAGGACTAGATGAAAAAACATCTATGCTTTATAAGGATCTGACATATGGTATTGATTATGTAAATACCTATGTTACTGCAACTCAATCTTTAGAGCTGCCTCTAAACACAAAAGCTTCAGCAGCAACTCACTTGCTTATGGATGCGATCAAAGTAGCTCTTTCAGATGATGAACACACACAAATCACCTCCACTTATGAAAAATTAAACCTCACTAACACAGAAGCTACAGCAAATACTTCATTAGACCTGCTTAATGCAGATACAGCTAATGAACAAGTAGATGCAGATTCTGCCAAAACACAAGTGCAAGATGCTGCTGAAGATAATGCAGCTATTGAAGCTTCTGAACACACTTCTATAATAGAAGAAGAAGTTATTGAAGAATAAAAAAAAGACTATTTCCTATTTCAGGAGATAGTCTTTTTTACTATTTCTAAATAATACTTCTATTATAAATAGTGATAGTTTATACTTTATATATAGATTTTACATCTTTAATTTTTAGTTAGTCACTATAATACGTGATGTCAAATCATTCTGAGAAACAACTTTATAGTGATGAATACCTCAAGTCTATATGTTGTTTCTCTATAGTGTTAATAAAAAAGACTGAGGTAATGAAATCTAATGTTTTGTAGCGGCAATGCTTGTCAAGTTATCTTTAAAAGTTTATACTAAATTATTCATTTATTATAATTTCTAAAATACATAGATGTATTAAGCATAATTTTATTAAAAAATCTTATGATAATACTAAGTGAGTAACTTATGGAGGGGTATATGTTAACAAACTATTTATTAAAACGTATTACAAAAAACAACAGTGATTTTAAAGATAGATCCGTGCGAGGCAAAATAGGCTATCTGTCTGGTATTATAGGCGTATTAATTAACTTGATTCTTTTTTCCATTAAACTTACTGTAGGTCTATTCACTTCATCAGTAGCTGTACTCGCCGATGCTTTTAATAACTTATCTGATGCGGCTTCTTCAATTATTACCATTATTGGTTTTAAACTTTCTAATAAACCAGCTGATAAGGAGCATCCCTATGGTCATGGCAGAATCGAGTATCTTTCCGCACTAATTATAGCCTTTTTAGTAATGCTTGTAGGATTTCAATTTATTAAAACTTCAGTTAATCGTATTTTAGATCCTACGCCTGTGAACTTTGAATGGCTTTCTTTTATTTTGCTTTTTATTTCTATCTTTTTTAAACTGTGGTTGAGTATGTTTAATAGAACACTAGGGCGTAAAATAGATTCTTCTTCACTTAAAGCAACTGCTACAGATGCTATGGGTGATGTATTTACTACCTCTGTTGTCGTCATATCATTTTTTGCAGCTAGATTTACAACTTTTCCTATTGATGGTTATATAGGCTGCATAGTAGCGCTTATTATCCTTTATGCAGGTTTTAACCTGATAAAAGATACCGTTAACCCACTTATTGGTGAAGCCCCAGACCCAGAGCTTGTCCTTGACCTTACAAACGGGGTTCTTGCTTATGATTATATTACAGGGGTACATGATTTAATTGTGCATAACTATGGTCCTTTAAGAACTATGGCTTCTATCCATGCAGAAATACCCGCTGATATTCCTATTATGAAGATTCATGAAATTATTGATAAGGCTGAAAGAGAACTTAGTGAAAGACTACAGCTGCACTTAGTTATTCATATGGATCCCATTGGTGCAATGACTGAGGAGATGGTTAAACTTAAAAATGAAGTTACAAAAATTATTAAATACAATCCTCTTATTAAATCAATGCATGACTTTAGGATTGTAGGTGAAGGTGACCATAAAAATCTTATTTTTGATATTGTAGTTGATGCCCATAATTTAGAAAAAGTTATTTCTGAAGAAAAACTTAAACTAATGATTAGTGAAGCTGTTAAAGAAATAAATGCTTCTTATGAATGTATTATAACCGTTGATAAAGAATATTAACTTCTTAATTAAGTGGAACTTTTTATTTTTAAGAGCGTCTATATAGGTATCAACAAAAAATTATAATAGAGAGGATTATAACTATGAAAATAAAATTTCCAAAAATTCATATTGTTTTACTTAGCGGACTTCTTTTATTTGGATGCGCGCCTCGCGACACTGAACCTATTCCTCCGATAAACCAAGATAATAATGCTGCCGGTATTATCCTTGAAGGTGCTGATCAAGCCAAAAACATTAATGTAGAAGATGTAGAATCTGTCACACTTTATGATTTAGAAGATAATATTGTTGAAAAAGATCTCGACAAACAAGATATCGTAAAGGCTTTTAATGACAGTATGATAGATGATACTTCTTATATCACAATGATTACGGGATATAAGATGGTTATTTCATTAAGAAATAATACAGAGATTCAAATTATAAGTTATGGCGATGATAGCAGAGTGGTAGCTTCAACTGAAACAATGTCATACCATCTTATAAGTCCTGATCTTGCCAAAATCCTATTGGAAAATTAGTATTTAATGCAAAAGTCTTGCCATTCTTCAATTCAAAAGAATGACAAGACTTTTTTATTTTTTTACTAAAAATACCTTGTTCCTACAAAATACGTATCATTTCTAGAATATAAGATTAATTTTTTAATATATAATTGGGTATTTATTGATATAACTTTTATGTTAAGGTATAATGTTTTATATATTTCAGCATTCATAGGAGTAAACAATGATAGTTCTAGTAATATTATGCGGATTGCTTTCTGCTCTTTTAATTACAAATCTCTTTATTTATATTATAAATAAATTTTTTCGCCATTTAAATTATCAATTAACTAATGCCTTTTATTATCTGCTTTCTTTTTTTATTATGATTATTGCAGGTTTATTAATAGGTTTGGGCATTATACATACTGTATCATAATTAATTACTATATATTTAATAACTACTAATCTGCAGTATTTAATAATAACATACGCGGGCGTATGAATAATTTTTTTAAAAGAAAGGGTATGCAAATGGGAAAGATATTGTCTGTACTTGAGAAATACAAATTAATAGAAAGGGAGGATGAGAAAATGTCATCATCTGAAAATTTAGCTCAAGATGCTTTAGATAGCGCTCCAATCACTGTCTCTGATCAAGACAAAACCGATTATCTTATTCAAACCGATATTCAGGAGAATCTCTCTCATTCTGAATCAGCTCACTCTTCAAATGATTCTTCCCCTTCGATAAATTTTGATAAGACAATGAGTCTTGGAGAAATTTATACTATGTACGGCTTAAATAAGGACGTTGTAACTGATACAGTTTTTGTACTTGAAAATTTAATTAATGCCTTACCAGCTGAATTGCCAGAATACGTAAAGAAAACAACTCTTAATAACATTTTGATTGCATCCTCTATGAATCTAGAAAATCTATTATCTGATGGTACCACCAGATATACTTATTTAAATAAATTTTCAAATGATTATGCTACTCAGGCCGAAGACGATATTACCGCCCTTAAACAAGAGATTGATAAATTAACTGCTATCATTAATGACTATCATCAGCAAATCAAACGCAAGGAATTAATGACTAAAGAGCAACTCTCTCTTATTAAGCTTGAAGAAGAGCGACTTCAAAATATCCTTGGTTTTTTTGGTAAGTAGTACGATATGATGACTTCTTGCAACAAAACTTTTATCATTAAACTCTTGTTTATTCAACTTTTATGCGGAATGATAAGTCTCAGCTTGGGGTTAAAATGGGGAATTTCTTTAGATTTATTAAGATATGAAAATAAACTTTATAAAAATATGATTGTAGCTGGTATAAATGTTGGCAATATGTCTCGTGATCAAGCACTATCAGTCATTAAAACGCAGTATATAGAAGCTATTTTAGAGAAAGAGCTTACTTTAATATTAGAAGATAAACTATTTACAGCTTTAATTAAGGACTTTTTTATAGATTCTAATGTGGCTGAAATGATTGATGCAGCTTATGATTATCCTAATGATTTAAAGCCATTAGAAAGATGGTTCTTTCTTCTGAATGATACTGAAAAACACTTTGATGTAACGCTTAACTTCGATGAAACAGCAATTGATTTATTCGTTGCAGAAATTGTATCTAGTATTACGCATGAGCCTAATGATGCTGCAATTTTTGTTAATAAAGGTGGCGTTATAGCAGTATCTCCACACTCAGATGGCTATATCCTCGATAAACACAAGTTGATTGATCAAATCAATTTATCTTTAAAAACTTATTCTGAGTCAACTATAAATATACTTAATTTTGCAGCTAAAAGAGAACCTCTTTATACAACTTCTCTTTTAGAAAATATCGATACATGTATTACAACATTTAATACTTCTTTTATTCCTAATACCAATAGAGCTACAAATATTATTCTAAGTGCCGAAGCAATTAATGGGACACTTCTAGCACCTGGGGATCTATTTAGTTTTAATACTATTGTAGGGAATACAACATCTGAAAAGGGTTATAAATCTGCTCCTGTTATTGTTAATTCTAAAATCTCTCAGGGAATAGGTGGCGGAATATGTCAAGTTTCTTCAACATTATACAATGCTATTTTAAGCGCTGGATTATCGCCTTTAACTAGAAGACCTCACTCTATTCCTGTTAATTATGTTCCTCTAGGGCTAGATGCCACTGTGAGCTTTAATAATATAGATTTTAAATTTGAAAATACACTGGATTATCCTATCTACATTGAATCTTATGTTGAAAAAAACCAAGTCTATGTTAATATCTATTCCAATCATAGACTAATGGATAGATCTTATAAGCTTAAATCTGAAGTCTATCAGTCCGTTCTAGCACCCTCTAAGTTCAGCTCTGGTCTTAGTTCATCTGCAAGTACTAAGGAACCCGTCAATATGCGCAATAAAGGATATAAAGTCAAGGTATCACGAGAAACATACGAAAAAAATGTTTTGATAAAAACAGAAACTATTTCTTTAGATACCTACTAACCATCGAACTACCCTACATTACATATTTAAAAACAGAGCCTTCTTAAATAATTAAGAGGGCTCTGTTTTTACTAATATTTCTCTTTACTTCTTCATTTTTAGTTGTTATTATATACCCTTATACTATTTTAAATCTTATTGTTAATAAACTGGCTGCTATCCCAATAAATCCTGTAACTATAAAACCTGTAGTAAGCCCAAACTCTCCAGCTATAGTACCTAGGATGATAGGTCCAATGATCATTCCTACTCCGTAGACAGCTTGGAAAATCCCCATTGCAGTGGCTCTTTTACTTGCTTCTATGTTTTTAATACTAAGCCCCATAAGCAGCGGAAAAACCATCCCCCTTCCTGTACCAACTAAAAGTTGAGCCCCCATTAAAATCCATAATGATGAAATAAAAGGTGTTATCATACAAAGCAGCGCACTAAGCATAAAACCATAAACTAATGTTTTGGTTTGCCCCCATAAATGCACAAGCATTGTACCTGCTAAGGTTGGAATCCATATACCTGGTATATTGCCAATAGCAGTAAGTAAACCAAGCTGCATACTATTTGCACCTAGTTGCTGAGCTACAATAGGTACAAATCCAAAAGTTGTAGCAAAAGTAATAAGCTGAGACAAAATAGCTAAGACAGATACTTTAACTAATGTAGTGTCGGCAGCAATTAAAAAGAGTTCTTTGATATGTACTGGTACCAATTCTATTTCTTTATTCTCTCGAATCATAAAGCTTAAAATAAAACCAGCTATGCCCCCTATAGCTCCAAGCAAATATAAAGATCTTGTTCCAAACTGCAAAGATATAATCCCTCCTAAAACCATGGCAATAATTTGCCCTACAGCATTATAACTATTCATAATACCTATGGCCTTAGGAGATTCTTCATGTTTATAGTAACTTGCAAATAATACAGTAAAAGTAACCCAAGTAGATGCTGCCACTCCTGCTAGAAGCCGTGTTACTAATAACGAAAATACACTGGGAAAAAAGAATGTAATAAGTGCACTTACTATTGTCGCCAGCATCCCAATCTGAATAAATATCTTTCTTCTATTAAGTCTATCCGAAAGTATACCAAGTGGAATTCTAAGCAGCATTTGTGTGAAGCCATAGGCTCCTGTAATAACTCCTATTATCTGATAACTCGCTCCTAGATCCTTTGCATAAGTTGAAAGTTCTGGCACATAGGCGTATAAAGAAAACCAAAAAAAGCTTGTTGCAATCATAAATAACATCTTATTCATAAGCCATGAATCCCCCTCTGATTCGTTAAATATTATCAACTATATACCTTTTCCTGAATCAGTAACTTCTGTCAAATCAGCTGGAAAAGCTTCAAATATCGTTTGATTCATTAAATACTCATTCTCAAATCTTATCACCCACCCATGAATAAGAGCTAAGGGTACAGAAAAAGGAACTTTTTTATTCCCATAGCTTTCTAAATTATCTAGAAAAAAAGCTTTTTCGTGTTGAGAAACATTCTTTGAAAAATAACCAAACAGATGAAGAAGCATATTTACGTTACGCATGGGTCCCACAGCTGTGGCTAATGCTTTATTAAGATATACTTCATATACGTCTAATAAATTTTCAATATCTCTTTTTTCATTATTAGCTACAAGTTTCCCTAATTTTTTTAAATTGGCTGGACTATATGCCATAAGTAAATATTTGTTATCACTATGAAATTTTATTAATGCTTTAATACTCTTTTTTTGCTTAATTCCCCTAAACTCAGCTATAGTAAATATGCGTGTATAAAAATGTTCTCTTATTGTATAATTCATTAACCGCCCTTCATCCTCTATTGCAATCTGCGAAAAATTTTCTAGAAGTTTTTCTGCAAATATGCCACTCGTCTTTTTAGGCATGGAGGATGCTTTTCCATAGTTTTCATACATCTTTACATCTTTTATACCACACGAAGGTGAACGCCCCTTTAAAATAATGCCATCTACTTCTTTAGATATCAGTTCTTCCAAGAAAGTATTTGAAAAAGCTTGCATTGCCTCTGTTACATCTTCACCTGTTTTTGAAAAAACCAGTCTCTTGTTATTCTCTTTATCCGAAATAATGCGTAATGTCTGTCTAGGAATAGGCAGTCCAATGGCTACTTCTGGGCATACAGTGATCCATTTAGCATAGGGTTTTAAACGCATTACAAAAGGACATGTTGAACTTGAGCCATCATATCTGCACGCTTGACCTTCTATACAACTACTCAGTAAAATTGTTGGGCTTTTAAACTTTCTCATGTCTCTATTCTCCGGTCTGATAAGGTTAAATACTTTTATATTATTAAGTAGTACTAGATCTATCTGAGCTCTATTATACTTTCTTTATTATTATAATTCTGATATTCATTTAAAATTTGGTTTTATATCTTAGTCAAGTTGGTGTACAATGTCCTCAAATACAGCATGAATAATATCATTTTTTGCTTTTTCTTCATGAGCCGTTACTGTTATAACTGCTCCTTTACTCGGTATAACAATACAAAGCTGACCATACTTTCCATCCATACGGTAAGCGCCTTCAAAAGCACATTTCCATATCTGATAGCCATACCCTGAAGAATTCTCAGCATTGGTTGGATCAATCCTCTTATTATCTATCGTATCACTTATAGCATCATTGATGTAATTTTTACTTATAATTTGCCTATCTTTATAACTACCTTTATTTAACAGCATTTCTCCGACTCTCGCAAACTGATCCGTTGTTAAGTATAAACCTGAAGCTGCAAGACTGTGTCCTTGGGGGCAAGAATGCCACTGGGGATTAAAAATTTCTAAAGGTATAAATAGTCTTGAGACTAAAAAATCTCGTAAGTTTTTACCACTTATCCGTTCTACGATACGCCCTAACATATAGGTGCATGCATTAGAGTAGTAAAAAAAGGTTCCCGGCTCTTTTGTAACTGGTACTTTGAAAAACAGTTCTGCCCAATCATTTGTCATCATAGTATGCTCATCACTATTAAACCAATATGCTAACTTTCCTGATGCCATATGCAGTAAATCACGTATCTCTATTGCCTCACTGCCTGGGGCGGCAAGGATTCGATATTCTGGAAAGAAATCTAATACTTTATCATTAACAGCAAACTGCTTATCCTGAATACATAAACCTACTGCCAAAGAAGCAATTGTTTTTGCAGCTGAATAAATACATACAGGATCATCCGAGCGCCACCGATGGCTCATGCTCTCCCCATTTATACGCTGTACCTTTATGCCATAAATACCAAAACCTTTTTCTGCAACTGTCAATCTAAATTGATTTAATATAGATTTATTCATCATCTACCTGCCTTTTAATTAATCATTTTACTTAATTTAAACTGTAACATAGTTTTTGAGGAAATACCTTTAAGATACTGTTGTTGCTTTATTTTGAAAGAATATCACTGCATTCAGTATGCTGCTCAAACCACTTGACTGCATAAGAACAAGTCATAATAGCTTTTTTATTTTGGTTTTTAATTGTTTGATAAGCTTCTTGGAGAAGTAATGAAGCAACGCCTTGTCCACGTAGTGTCGGATCTACAAATGTATGGTTGATATTAACTACATTATCCTTAACTTCTGGGAAAGTAACTTCCGCAATAATTTCCCCTCCTCCATTTATAGCAAAAATTTTATTGGGTTCATATGAAAAATTCATCTTTATCTTCCTCTCGTATTTCCTTTATTGTTATTATTCAAGATTATCATTTACCTCTGTTTTTATTCATAAAACACGCAAAACCACTTGATAAGTTCTTCTTTAAAATAAGTCATTATTTAAAAAGCTAATGTATTATAAGCAAATAGATACCTACTAGATAGCCAAGCTCTGCAAATTCACAGATTGTCCCAAGAATATCTCCCGTTATCCCTTCAATTTTCTTGTAAATTGATTTTATAAATAATCTAACCCCTAAAAATATGACTATCAGTAATCCAACATGTCCTAAAAACTTTACGCCTATAGCTTCTGCTAAAAGGTATAATACACCTAGCACCCATGTCATTGCGTA from Cellulosilyticum sp. I15G10I2 includes these protein-coding regions:
- a CDS encoding PBECR3 domain-containing polyvalent protein; translated protein: MGKKINLDKMSRQTQLVGYIRNEIIEQLELSINTKEIIIYPGVIKHIRERHPYTFRKYFHKLVEIIRSPDYIGAVYKDYHRIEFIKNYKDNILVALKVEENSPIFISSMYIITENAIEKRIETGKLHPIHLSSEIDVGKKQYKNIKRYKQ
- a CDS encoding cation diffusion facilitator family transporter, producing MLTNYLLKRITKNNSDFKDRSVRGKIGYLSGIIGVLINLILFSIKLTVGLFTSSVAVLADAFNNLSDAASSIITIIGFKLSNKPADKEHPYGHGRIEYLSALIIAFLVMLVGFQFIKTSVNRILDPTPVNFEWLSFILLFISIFFKLWLSMFNRTLGRKIDSSSLKATATDAMGDVFTTSVVVISFFAARFTTFPIDGYIGCIVALIILYAGFNLIKDTVNPLIGEAPDPELVLDLTNGVLAYDYITGVHDLIVHNYGPLRTMASIHAEIPADIPIMKIHEIIDKAERELSERLQLHLVIHMDPIGAMTEEMVKLKNEVTKIIKYNPLIKSMHDFRIVGEGDHKNLIFDIVVDAHNLEKVISEEKLKLMISEAVKEINASYECIITVDKEY
- a CDS encoding VanW family protein gives rise to the protein MFIQLLCGMISLSLGLKWGISLDLLRYENKLYKNMIVAGINVGNMSRDQALSVIKTQYIEAILEKELTLILEDKLFTALIKDFFIDSNVAEMIDAAYDYPNDLKPLERWFFLLNDTEKHFDVTLNFDETAIDLFVAEIVSSITHEPNDAAIFVNKGGVIAVSPHSDGYILDKHKLIDQINLSLKTYSESTINILNFAAKREPLYTTSLLENIDTCITTFNTSFIPNTNRATNIILSAEAINGTLLAPGDLFSFNTIVGNTTSEKGYKSAPVIVNSKISQGIGGGICQVSSTLYNAILSAGLSPLTRRPHSIPVNYVPLGLDATVSFNNIDFKFENTLDYPIYIESYVEKNQVYVNIYSNHRLMDRSYKLKSEVYQSVLAPSKFSSGLSSSASTKEPVNMRNKGYKVKVSRETYEKNVLIKTETISLDTY
- a CDS encoding MFS transporter codes for the protein MNKMLFMIATSFFWFSLYAYVPELSTYAKDLGASYQIIGVITGAYGFTQMLLRIPLGILSDRLNRRKIFIQIGMLATIVSALITFFFPSVFSLLVTRLLAGVAASTWVTFTVLFASYYKHEESPKAIGIMNSYNAVGQIIAMVLGGIISLQFGTRSLYLLGAIGGIAGFILSFMIRENKEIELVPVHIKELFLIAADTTLVKVSVLAILSQLITFATTFGFVPIVAQQLGANSMQLGLLTAIGNIPGIWIPTLAGTMLVHLWGQTKTLVYGFMLSALLCMITPFISSLWILMGAQLLVGTGRGMVFPLLMGLSIKNIEASKRATAMGIFQAVYGVGMIIGPIILGTIAGEFGLTTGFIVTGFIGIAASLLTIRFKIV
- a CDS encoding YbgA family protein; its protein translation is MRKFKSPTILLSSCIEGQACRYDGSSSTCPFVMRLKPYAKWITVCPEVAIGLPIPRQTLRIISDKENNKRLVFSKTGEDVTEAMQAFSNTFLEELISKEVDGIILKGRSPSCGIKDVKMYENYGKASSMPKKTSGIFAEKLLENFSQIAIEDEGRLMNYTIREHFYTRIFTIAEFRGIKQKKSIKALIKFHSDNKYLLMAYSPANLKKLGKLVANNEKRDIENLLDVYEVYLNKALATAVGPMRNVNMLLHLFGYFSKNVSQHEKAFFLDNLESYGNKKVPFSVPLALIHGWVIRFENEYLMNQTIFEAFPADLTEVTDSGKGI
- a CDS encoding serine hydrolase domain-containing protein encodes the protein MNKSILNQFRLTVAEKGFGIYGIKVQRINGESMSHRWRSDDPVCIYSAAKTIASLAVGLCIQDKQFAVNDKVLDFFPEYRILAAPGSEAIEIRDLLHMASGKLAYWFNSDEHTMMTNDWAELFFKVPVTKEPGTFFYYSNACTYMLGRIVERISGKNLRDFLVSRLFIPLEIFNPQWHSCPQGHSLAASGLYLTTDQFARVGEMLLNKGSYKDRQIISKNYINDAISDTIDNKRIDPTNAENSSGYGYQIWKCAFEGAYRMDGKYGQLCIVIPSKGAVITVTAHEEKAKNDIIHAVFEDIVHQLD
- a CDS encoding GNAT family N-acetyltransferase gives rise to the protein MNFSYEPNKIFAINGGGEIIAEVTFPEVKDNVVNINHTFVDPTLRGQGVASLLLQEAYQTIKNQNKKAIMTCSYAVKWFEQHTECSDILSK